Part of the Undibacter mobilis genome is shown below.
TCCAGCATCCGGTAGGTCGCTGCTGCATCGCGCGCCGCGCCGCGTCGATCGCTAAAGCGGAGCACCTCGACCACCCGCACCGACCGATCCAGCGCCAGCGTGATGACATCCCCGGCCCGCAACAGATGCGCCGGAGCCGTGACGCGCTGGCCATTCACCCGCGCATGGCCGGCATCGACCAGCCGGGCCGCGTCGCTGCGCGTGCGCACCATGCGCGCATGCCAGAGCCATTTGTCGATGCGCTGTTTCTCTGCTCCGCCGCCGGGCCCTTGCGAGGTTTGGCGAAGGTCGCTCATCAGTCCTTGCCCTCGAGCTGCTGCTTCAGCGCAGCGAGCTTGGCGAACGGCGAGTTCGGATCGGGCGCCTTGTCGCGGCCGCCGGAGCCACCCGGGCGCGCGAAATATTTGTCCCGATCGGCGCGCTCAACCTGATCGCGTTCGCGGCGGCGCGGCGGGCGCGACTTGTCGCCGCCGTCTCGCTTGTCAGGCCCTTTGTTATTGCCTTTGCCAAACCCCTGGGACTGCCGCTCCATGCGCTGGCGGCGTTCATTGCGGTCCGGACCCGGACGCGGCTCACGCTCGCGCCGTTGTTCGTTGTAACGCACGCCGCCTGCATCGGCCGGCGCGGTCGCAGCGGCGGCATCAGGCGCGGCTGCGCCTTCAGTCCCGGCAGCGGCCGCCTGCGGCGGACGCTGGCCACGGCGCGGACGCTGGTGCTGACGGCGTT
Proteins encoded:
- a CDS encoding RNA-binding S4 domain-containing protein; translation: MSDLRQTSQGPGGGAEKQRIDKWLWHARMVRTRSDAARLVDAGHARVNGQRVTAPAHLLRAGDVITLALDRSVRVVEVLRFSDRRGAARDAAATYRMLENSGGYRSQGAA